The following proteins come from a genomic window of Hymenobacter canadensis:
- the paaD gene encoding 1,2-phenylacetyl-CoA epoxidase subunit PaaD: MPHQPHVMPTEAQIWQLLEEVSDPEVPVLSILDLGIVRGVRLEGEQVHVTITPTYSGCPAMNTIATEIRLRLLAEGLTQVHIHNQLSPAWTTDWMSQAGRQKLEDYGIAPPVDGTATGHVLNLFGADTAVRCPLCKSTHTHLVSQFGSTACKAHYQCDDCLEPFDYFKCHA; the protein is encoded by the coding sequence ATGCCCCACCAACCCCACGTAATGCCCACCGAAGCACAGATCTGGCAGCTGCTGGAAGAGGTTTCCGACCCTGAGGTGCCGGTGCTCAGCATCCTGGATCTGGGCATTGTGCGCGGGGTGCGGCTGGAGGGCGAGCAGGTGCACGTCACCATCACGCCCACCTACTCGGGCTGCCCGGCCATGAACACCATTGCCACCGAAATTCGGCTGCGGCTGCTGGCCGAGGGCCTCACGCAGGTGCACATCCACAACCAGCTCAGCCCCGCCTGGACCACCGACTGGATGAGCCAGGCCGGCCGCCAGAAGCTGGAGGATTACGGCATTGCCCCGCCCGTGGACGGCACCGCCACCGGCCACGTCCTCAACCTGTTCGGGGCCGATACGGCCGTGCGCTGCCCCCTCTGCAAGTCCACCCACACCCACCTGGTCAGCCAATTCGGCTCCACTGCCTGCAAAGCCCACTACCAGTGCGACGACTGCCTGGAACCGTTCGATTACTTCAAGTGCCACGCGTGA
- the paaB gene encoding 1,2-phenylacetyl-CoA epoxidase subunit PaaB, whose product MTQQEWPLWEVFIRSKQGLDHKHVGSLHAADATMAIQNARDVYTRRLEGVSIWVVESTHVHASNPDDAAAFYEPANDKIYRHPTFYQVPDSIKHM is encoded by the coding sequence ATGACTCAACAAGAATGGCCGCTGTGGGAAGTTTTTATCCGCAGTAAGCAGGGCCTCGACCATAAGCACGTGGGCAGCCTCCACGCCGCCGATGCCACCATGGCCATCCAGAACGCCCGCGACGTGTACACGCGCCGCCTCGAAGGCGTGAGCATCTGGGTGGTGGAAAGCACGCACGTGCACGCCTCCAACCCCGACGACGCGGCTGCTTTCTACGAGCCTGCCAACGACAAAATCTACCGCCATCCGACCTTCTACCAGGTGCCGGATTCCATCAAGCACATGTAA
- the paaC gene encoding 1,2-phenylacetyl-CoA epoxidase subunit PaaC, protein MTDDFTPTPALATVTETQRQMLPFVLQLADTSLILAHRLSEWCGHGPILEQDLAMANIALDLLGEARSYYQYAAELEGQGRTEDDLAYLRPAVEYRNPLLVEQPNQDFAHTIVRQFLYDAFHYHLLLQLQQGSDAHLAAIAEKSVKEAAYHIKWSSEWVIRLGDGTDESRQRIEKAIRNLWRFGGELTTPTATEQTLQIAGLVPDYTALQQQINAHVARVFEEATLPVPENVFAQQGGKDGRHSEHLGYLLAELQYMQRTYPGMQW, encoded by the coding sequence ATGACGGACGACTTCACGCCCACGCCGGCCCTGGCCACTGTCACCGAAACGCAGCGTCAAATGCTGCCCTTCGTGCTGCAGCTGGCCGATACCAGTCTGATTCTGGCCCACCGCCTGAGCGAGTGGTGCGGGCACGGCCCCATTCTGGAGCAGGATCTGGCCATGGCCAACATTGCGCTGGATCTGCTGGGCGAGGCCCGCAGCTACTACCAGTATGCCGCCGAGCTCGAAGGCCAGGGCCGCACCGAGGACGATCTGGCCTACCTGCGGCCCGCCGTGGAGTACCGCAACCCGCTGCTGGTGGAGCAGCCCAACCAGGATTTCGCCCACACCATCGTGCGACAGTTTCTGTACGATGCCTTCCACTACCATCTGCTGCTCCAGCTCCAGCAGGGCTCCGATGCTCACCTGGCAGCCATTGCTGAGAAATCGGTGAAGGAGGCGGCCTACCACATCAAGTGGAGCTCGGAATGGGTGATTCGCCTCGGCGACGGCACCGACGAAAGCCGGCAGCGCATCGAGAAGGCCATCCGCAACCTGTGGCGCTTCGGTGGCGAGCTGACCACGCCCACCGCCACCGAGCAAACCCTGCAAATCGCCGGCCTCGTGCCCGACTACACCGCGTTGCAGCAGCAGATAAATGCCCACGTTGCGCGCGTGTTTGAGGAAGCCACCCTGCCCGTGCCGGAAAACGTGTTTGCCCAGCAAGGCGGCAAAGACGGCCGCCACTCCGAGCACCTGGGCTACCTGCTGGCCGAGCTGCAGTACATGCAGCGCACGTATCCGGGCATGCAGTGGTAG
- a CDS encoding enoyl-CoA hydratase-related protein codes for MSETSSLLFSLEAGVATIRFNRPQVFNSVNKEVALALQQRLRECQQNPEVRAVLLTGTGKAFCAGQDLAEITGPDSPEVAEIVEQLYNPIVELIRALDKPVVAAVNGVAAGAGANLALACDIVVARESASFIQAFSKIGLIPDSAGTYFLPRLVGLQRATALMMTGDKVSAPEAVQMGMIYKTFPDDQFDAEVDVLVRKLAAMPTKGLAYTKQLLNGTFSNTLTQQLRAEADYQLRAGSTADYKEGVSAFMEKRQPTFTGQ; via the coding sequence ATGTCCGAAACTTCCTCCCTACTCTTCTCCCTCGAAGCCGGCGTGGCCACCATCCGCTTCAACCGGCCGCAGGTGTTCAACAGCGTCAACAAGGAAGTGGCGCTGGCCTTGCAGCAGCGGCTGCGCGAGTGCCAGCAGAACCCGGAAGTGCGCGCCGTGCTGCTCACCGGCACCGGCAAAGCCTTCTGCGCCGGCCAGGATCTGGCGGAAATCACCGGCCCCGACAGCCCCGAGGTAGCCGAGATTGTGGAGCAGCTCTACAACCCCATCGTGGAGCTGATTCGGGCCCTGGACAAGCCGGTAGTGGCGGCCGTGAACGGCGTAGCTGCCGGCGCGGGCGCCAACCTGGCCCTGGCCTGCGACATTGTGGTGGCCCGCGAATCGGCCTCGTTTATTCAGGCTTTCAGCAAAATCGGGCTGATTCCGGACAGCGCCGGCACCTACTTCCTACCTCGCCTTGTGGGTTTGCAGCGTGCTACGGCTTTGATGATGACCGGCGACAAAGTATCGGCCCCGGAGGCCGTGCAGATGGGCATGATCTACAAGACCTTCCCCGACGACCAGTTCGACGCTGAGGTAGACGTGCTGGTGCGCAAGCTGGCCGCCATGCCCACCAAGGGCCTCGCTTACACCAAGCAGCTGCTCAACGGCACCTTCTCCAACACCCTCACCCAGCAGCTGCGCGCCGAAGCCGACTACCAGCTCCGCGCCGGCAGCACCGCCGACTACAAAGAGGGCGTCTCAGCCTTCATGGAAAAGCGCCAGCCGACGTTTACGGGGCAGTAA